A window from Phaeocystidibacter marisrubri encodes these proteins:
- a CDS encoding citrate (Si)-synthase, eukaryotic, with the protein MDRIKEHFQSKVADAQKEVRDFVAEHGDEVIGEIKVSQLYQGMRGMPALICETSKLDPEEGIRFRGYSIPELQEKLPKMPGGKEPLPEGIFHLMLMNEVPDDEQVRRLSNNWARRSIVPPHVFKVIDSLPQSAHPMTQFVAGIMALRTESEFSRAYRAGIHKSEYWMPNYEDAMNLIARLPRVAAYIYRRVYHNGEHIEPDPKLDWAGNFAHMLGFDNEEFKELMRLYMTIHSDHEGGNVSAHAVKLVGSALSDAYLSFSAGMNGLAGPLHGLANQEVIRWTLAMRDELGGGLPSKEQIANYVRKTLADGKVIPGFGHAVLRKTDPRYEAQRKFALEHMPHDEMFLIVSRIYEVVPEILSSTGKIKNPWPNVDAHSGQLLMHYGLTEYDFYTVLFGVSRALGTMANLIWDRALGFPIERPGSTTTALLKDKFGK; encoded by the coding sequence ATGGATCGTATCAAAGAACATTTTCAATCAAAAGTTGCAGACGCACAAAAAGAAGTTCGTGACTTCGTCGCTGAACACGGTGATGAAGTAATTGGTGAGATCAAAGTGTCGCAGCTTTATCAAGGTATGCGCGGTATGCCTGCCCTTATCTGTGAGACTTCTAAGCTCGATCCAGAAGAGGGTATCCGTTTCCGCGGTTATTCTATCCCTGAACTACAAGAAAAGCTTCCTAAAATGCCAGGTGGCAAAGAGCCTCTTCCAGAAGGTATCTTCCACCTGATGTTGATGAATGAAGTTCCAGATGATGAGCAAGTTCGTCGCTTGAGCAACAACTGGGCTCGTCGTTCTATCGTTCCTCCTCACGTATTCAAAGTGATTGATTCACTTCCTCAAAGTGCTCACCCAATGACTCAGTTCGTTGCTGGTATCATGGCACTTCGTACGGAAAGTGAATTCTCTCGTGCTTACCGCGCAGGTATCCACAAGAGTGAATACTGGATGCCGAACTACGAGGATGCAATGAACCTTATCGCACGCCTTCCGCGTGTGGCTGCATATATCTATCGTCGCGTTTACCACAATGGCGAGCACATCGAACCAGATCCGAAGTTGGACTGGGCCGGTAACTTTGCTCACATGCTAGGCTTCGATAACGAGGAGTTCAAAGAGTTGATGCGTTTGTACATGACCATCCACTCAGATCACGAAGGCGGTAACGTTTCTGCACACGCTGTGAAGCTTGTAGGTTCTGCACTCAGTGATGCTTATTTGAGCTTCTCTGCGGGAATGAACGGTTTGGCAGGTCCACTTCATGGATTGGCTAACCAAGAGGTAATTCGCTGGACTCTCGCTATGCGCGATGAGTTGGGTGGAGGACTTCCTTCTAAAGAGCAAATTGCAAACTACGTACGCAAGACGCTTGCCGATGGTAAAGTGATTCCAGGATTTGGTCACGCTGTATTGCGCAAAACCGACCCACGTTACGAAGCACAACGCAAGTTCGCTTTGGAACACATGCCACATGACGAGATGTTCTTGATTGTGAGCCGTATTTACGAAGTGGTTCCAGAGATTCTTAGCTCTACAGGTAAGATCAAGAACCCTTGGCCAAACGTGGATGCACACTCTGGTCAGTTGTTGATGCATTACGGTTTGACAGAGTACGATTTCTACACTGTATTGTTCGGTGTTTCTCGTGCACTAGGAACCATGGCGAACTTGATTTGGGACCGTGCACTTGGTTTCCCAATCGAGCGTCCAGGTTCTACAACCACTGCACTTTTGAAAGACAAATTCGGTAAGTAA